One stretch of Nodularia sp. LEGE 06071 DNA includes these proteins:
- a CDS encoding histidine phosphatase family protein, translated as MNQIVWIARHANRLDFVNPDWFLTAQRRYDPPLSDDGMVQTQQLAQRLQVEKIAHIFASPFLRTVQTANAVAEVLDLPIKLETGLSEWLNPDWMTEEPERLSIPALAELFPRIDTTYIPRITAQYPETHEQVRERSGQTARCLATECYPQDILLVGHGASVLGAAMGLVGDIAKTEVKASLCSLVKVVRQGPEWLLELKGDTSHLTEIESVIRFA; from the coding sequence ATGAATCAAATAGTTTGGATTGCAAGACACGCTAATCGCCTCGATTTCGTAAACCCTGACTGGTTTCTCACCGCCCAAAGACGTTATGATCCACCCTTGTCTGATGATGGTATGGTGCAAACACAGCAGTTAGCTCAACGCTTGCAAGTAGAAAAAATTGCTCATATTTTTGCTTCCCCATTTCTGCGGACTGTACAAACAGCCAACGCCGTTGCAGAAGTTTTAGATTTACCGATTAAACTAGAAACAGGTTTGAGTGAGTGGCTAAATCCGGACTGGATGACTGAAGAACCAGAAAGATTGTCAATTCCAGCTTTAGCAGAATTATTCCCCAGAATTGATACTACCTACATCCCGCGGATCACGGCGCAATATCCGGAAACTCACGAACAAGTGCGGGAACGTTCTGGACAAACGGCTAGATGCTTGGCGACTGAATGCTATCCCCAGGATATTTTGCTGGTAGGACATGGTGCATCTGTACTGGGGGCAGCTATGGGGCTAGTAGGAGATATTGCCAAAACAGAAGTTAAGGCTTCTTTATGTTCCCTAGTGAAAGTGGTGCGCCAAGGCCCGGAATGGTTGCTAGAACTAAAGGGAGATACTTCTCATTTGACAGAGATCGAGTCAGTGATTCGATTTGCTTAA
- a CDS encoding SAM-dependent methyltransferase, producing the protein MGMKLESIIPWGRSMLEYTQMFDLSPEELKLNILDCAGGPASFNAEMTLQGYKVISCDPVYQFTADEITQRIQDTYEIVIQGVKDNQECYVWQNIQSPEMMGEIRMKAMGQFLENFPNGINQSRYRKDELPVLPFATNQFDLALCSHLLFTYSEQLSAEFHLASIGEMCRVAKEVRIFPLLQLSGELSPWLQPIINELEQRGYAVEVKQVAYEFQKNGNQMLCVKSDKGIAKNKLPKETLA; encoded by the coding sequence ATGGGGATGAAATTAGAAAGCATCATTCCTTGGGGACGTTCAATGCTGGAATATACCCAGATGTTTGATTTAAGTCCTGAAGAATTAAAATTGAATATACTCGATTGTGCTGGTGGTCCTGCTAGTTTCAATGCGGAAATGACACTTCAAGGCTACAAAGTTATTTCTTGTGACCCGGTTTATCAATTCACCGCTGATGAAATTACTCAACGCATTCAAGACACTTATGAAATAGTTATCCAAGGTGTGAAAGACAATCAAGAATGCTATGTTTGGCAGAATATTCAGTCACCAGAGATGATGGGTGAAATTCGCATGAAAGCAATGGGTCAATTTTTAGAAAATTTCCCTAACGGAATTAATCAAAGCCGTTATCGAAAAGATGAATTACCTGTTTTACCTTTTGCCACAAATCAATTTGATTTAGCTTTGTGTTCTCACTTATTATTTACCTATTCTGAGCAACTTTCAGCAGAGTTTCATTTAGCATCAATTGGGGAAATGTGCCGAGTTGCCAAGGAAGTACGCATTTTTCCACTGTTACAATTATCTGGTGAATTATCTCCCTGGCTACAACCAATCATCAATGAATTAGAACAACGGGGATATGCGGTAGAAGTTAAGCAAGTTGCTTATGAATTTCAAAAGAATGGTAATCAAATGTTGTGTGTCAAATCAGATAAGGGAATTGCAAAAAATAAATTACCCAAAGAAACGTTAGCGTAG
- a CDS encoding FAD-dependent oxidoreductase has protein sequence MQKNPQPIIKNLVLIGGGHSHAIVLEMFGMNPLPGVGLTLISPDPETPYSGMLPGHIAGFYRHEECHIDLQKLANFAQAQFYIDRAVGLDLKNHKVICANRAAVKFDVLSIDIGSNPATISVLGATEYAIAAKPVPKLLEHWYQLLERVAKNPQKPISIAIVGGGAGGVELALSMQTHLHGILQQNQQPIQNLKVHLFQRHETLLPNYHHSVQYQFQQILMKRGINLHLEETVCQVAPLSSTLANKETEEMFEIKCESGLLVESHKIFWVTQASAPQWLKTTGLATDELGFILVEDTLQSQTHPEVFAAGDIATMVNHPRPKAGVFAVRQGQPLFENLQRTLLGKPLKPYRPQRQYLSLIGTGNKRAIASKGSLTTPPHQLFWCWKDGIDRRFMQRFGEKIGE, from the coding sequence ATGCAAAAAAATCCTCAACCTATAATCAAAAATTTAGTGTTAATTGGTGGCGGACATAGCCATGCCATTGTATTAGAAATGTTTGGCATGAATCCTTTGCCTGGAGTAGGTTTGACCTTGATTAGCCCAGATCCAGAGACACCGTACTCTGGGATGCTACCAGGACACATTGCGGGATTTTATAGACATGAAGAATGCCACATTGATTTACAAAAATTGGCTAACTTTGCTCAAGCACAGTTCTATATTGATAGAGCAGTAGGACTGGATTTGAAAAACCACAAAGTGATTTGTGCTAACCGTGCAGCCGTAAAATTTGATGTCTTGTCTATTGATATTGGCAGTAATCCAGCCACTATATCTGTATTAGGTGCCACAGAATATGCAATTGCGGCTAAACCAGTACCTAAATTATTGGAACATTGGTATCAGCTACTAGAACGTGTAGCCAAAAATCCCCAAAAACCGATTAGTATAGCTATTGTGGGTGGTGGTGCTGGCGGTGTGGAGTTAGCGCTATCGATGCAAACTCATTTACATGGAATCTTGCAACAAAATCAGCAACCAATTCAAAATTTGAAAGTTCATTTATTCCAGCGTCATGAAACACTGTTGCCTAATTATCATCATTCAGTGCAGTACCAATTTCAGCAGATTTTAATGAAGCGCGGTATCAATTTGCATCTAGAGGAAACGGTTTGCCAAGTTGCACCACTGTCTAGCACATTAGCTAACAAAGAAACTGAAGAAATGTTTGAGATTAAATGTGAATCTGGGTTATTAGTAGAGTCCCATAAAATATTTTGGGTAACACAAGCATCTGCACCCCAATGGTTAAAAACTACAGGACTGGCTACTGATGAGCTAGGATTTATCTTGGTAGAAGATACATTACAATCTCAAACTCACCCAGAAGTATTTGCTGCGGGTGACATCGCCACTATGGTAAATCATCCTCGTCCCAAAGCTGGAGTGTTTGCTGTGCGCCAAGGTCAGCCATTGTTTGAGAATTTACAAAGGACTTTATTAGGTAAGCCACTCAAACCCTATCGACCACAGCGACAATATCTCAGTTTAATTGGTACTGGTAATAAACGTGCGATCGCTTCCAAAGGATCTTTAACTACACCACCGCATCAACTCTTCTGGTGCTGGAAAGATGGGATTGACCGCCGCTTTATGCAACGATTTGGGGAGAAGATAGGGGAGTAG
- a CDS encoding pentapeptide repeat-containing protein, with amino-acid sequence MLMAIINTYQTVKRHLARNQISFINIILGIVVSQEKALNLTFARLQNHLFTVAKHLNHEKMENRLAGIHDLEQFSQNYPQYHWEIMELLTNFVQNYAAESNRSPTIPPDIQVALTVIGRRDTNQDESDGQLDLSHTDMRGANLNQANLELTNLYQVNLSQANLSGANLSGAILSAANLCEANLSGANLSGAILSAANLSGANLSGANLQQANLYLANLHGATLSDAILKGANLREANFG; translated from the coding sequence ATGTTGATGGCAATTATTAATACTTACCAAACAGTAAAACGGCATTTAGCTAGAAATCAGATATCATTTATAAACATCATCCTGGGGATAGTTGTTAGCCAAGAAAAAGCCCTGAATTTGACATTTGCCAGGTTGCAAAACCATTTATTTACAGTAGCGAAACATCTTAATCATGAAAAAATGGAGAACAGACTAGCAGGAATTCATGATTTAGAGCAATTTTCTCAAAATTACCCGCAATATCATTGGGAAATAATGGAACTGCTGACCAATTTTGTGCAAAATTATGCTGCTGAGAGCAATCGCTCACCAACAATTCCTCCAGATATTCAAGTAGCCCTGACGGTAATTGGGAGAAGGGATACTAATCAAGACGAGTCAGACGGACAACTGGATTTGAGTCACACAGATATGAGAGGGGCTAATCTGAATCAAGCAAACTTAGAACTGACAAATCTTTATCAAGTTAATCTCTCTCAAGCTAACCTTTCTGGGGCTAACCTGTCTGGCGCAATTCTCAGTGCTGCTAACCTCTGTGAGGCGAATCTTTCTGGGGCTAACCTGTCTGGCGCAATTCTCAGTGCTGCTAATCTCTCTGGGGCTAACCTGTCTGGCGCTAATTTGCAGCAGGCTAACTTATATCTAGCAAATCTACACGGAGCGACTCTCAGTGATGCCATACTCAAAGGAGCCAATCTCCGAGAAGCCAATTTTGGATGA
- a CDS encoding pentapeptide repeat-containing protein, which produces MSAYKTDKFWRWLIAITVIFVLSLTLIVFALSYLEELTVDQRIQYRTQVLTTTAIIFLGLTVLINAYYSAKRADAMHKNTLAVEKSNEISIQNSQHSQDNLIVERFMGAITQLGHEKIETRTGAIYVLERVAQDFPKEHWTIMEILTAFVRENAPIQTKEEQQKLENLQPIYLGRPKSRVRRTQKEDVNSGEVIPKMRRDIQAALTVIGRRNSLLEEENQKLDLRHTDIRRADLLEANLERADLRGSNLCGADLRGSYLCEANLDGAQLTGSILYAANLLKANLNRANFCWANLNHANLSGANLRGANLLGASLRAANLSGANLYKANLQQAILKVANLSGAKLFLANLQWAKLGKANLQFAGLIGANLQGANLNGANLNGANLNAAKLQQTEIIFADLTEASFAEADLDKANLMGSDLNKASLYQANLSDANLMGANLSDTNFCDVKLEGAILTGAKNVELQQMRMAVGDRTTRLPDYLEAPVHWRQSV; this is translated from the coding sequence ATGTCTGCTTATAAGACAGACAAATTCTGGCGTTGGTTGATAGCTATAACAGTTATATTTGTGCTTTCACTGACTCTGATTGTTTTTGCATTGTCCTACCTTGAGGAATTGACAGTTGACCAACGAATTCAATATAGAACTCAGGTATTAACAACCACTGCGATAATTTTTTTGGGATTGACAGTGTTGATTAATGCTTACTATTCAGCAAAGCGTGCGGACGCTATGCACAAAAATACCTTAGCGGTGGAAAAAAGCAACGAAATTAGCATACAAAATTCCCAACACAGTCAAGACAACCTGATTGTAGAACGCTTTATGGGGGCGATTACCCAGCTTGGTCATGAAAAAATTGAAACCCGAACAGGTGCAATTTATGTTTTAGAAAGAGTTGCACAGGATTTTCCTAAAGAACACTGGACAATTATGGAAATCCTCACTGCTTTTGTGCGGGAAAATGCTCCCATTCAAACAAAGGAAGAGCAACAAAAACTGGAAAATTTACAACCAATCTACTTGGGTAGACCCAAAAGCCGGGTGCGTCGGACACAAAAGGAGGACGTGAACAGCGGCGAAGTCATTCCCAAAATGCGTCGGGATATTCAAGCCGCCCTGACTGTGATTGGTAGGCGTAATTCTTTGTTAGAAGAGGAAAATCAAAAACTAGATTTACGTCATACGGATATCCGGCGAGCCGACTTGCTGGAAGCGAACTTAGAAAGAGCCGATTTGCGTGGCTCTAACCTTTGTGGCGCTGACTTGCGCGGTTCTTACCTGTGTGAGGCTAATCTCGACGGCGCTCAACTAACTGGCTCTATTCTTTATGCAGCCAACCTGCTGAAAGCCAACCTGAATCGAGCTAACTTCTGTTGGGCTAACCTGAATCATGCTAACCTTTCTGGGGCAAATTTACGCGGAGCCAATCTTTTGGGAGCAAGTCTGCGTGCTGCTAACCTCTCTGGGGCTAACCTTTATAAAGCCAACTTGCAACAGGCGATATTGAAAGTTGCTAACCTCTCTGGAGCGAAGTTGTTTTTAGCTAACTTGCAATGGGCGAAGCTGGGTAAAGCCAATCTGCAATTTGCCGGTTTAATTGGAGCCAACCTCCAAGGGGCGAACCTGAATGGGGCGAACCTGAATGGGGCGAACCTGAATGCTGCTAAATTGCAACAAACAGAAATCATTTTTGCTGACCTCACCGAAGCCAGTTTTGCTGAAGCTGACTTAGATAAAGCCAATCTGATGGGATCAGACCTGAATAAGGCTAGTCTTTATCAAGCTAATCTCTCGGATGCTAACCTCATGGGAGCGAACCTCTCGGATACTAACTTTTGTGATGTCAAACTGGAAGGGGCAATTCTGACAGGGGCCAAAAATGTCGAGTTACAACAGATGAGGATGGCGGTTGGCGATCGCACAACTCGTCTACCTGATTATTTGGAAGCTCCTGTACATTGGCGGCAATCTGTGTGA
- a CDS encoding SulP family inorganic anion transporter: MTLTNTIHFRNLRGDLFGGLTAAIVSLPLALAFGAASGAGPAAGLYGAVCVGFFAALFGGTPTLISEPTGPMTVVMTAIVSSMIANNPENGLAMAFTVVMLAGLFQIVLGVFKLGKYITLMPYSVISGFMSGIGVILVLLQIAPFLGQSSPKGGVLGTVQNLPQLFANINPVETALGAMTLAIIFLMPSKIKRLVPPQLVALVLVTIVSLVFFGDVDIRRIGEIPMGLPTLQIPTFNASQITVMLVNAAMLGMLGCIDTLLTAVIADSLTRTEHKSDKELIGQGIGNVISGLCGGLPGAGATMGTVVNIQTGAKTAVSGLTRALILLVVVLWAAVLTQPIPMAVLAGIALKVGIDILDWSFLKRAHHVSLKGALIMYGVMFLTVFVDLIVAVGVGVFIANILTIERLSQLQSQDVKTITDADDAIVLNDEEKQLLDQANGRVLLFYLSGPMIFGVSKAIAREHSAMADSDVLILDISDVPMLGVTASLAIENAIQDAHEQGRQILVVGAAGKVKRRLEKFGIEKFVPSHHFFMNRSEALKQALALIDPSALNKNVAAISEYGSTASEPDTYGYQS, translated from the coding sequence ATGACATTAACTAATACTATCCATTTTAGAAACTTACGCGGCGATTTATTTGGTGGTCTGACTGCCGCTATTGTTTCCTTACCGCTAGCATTAGCGTTCGGTGCCGCTTCCGGTGCTGGGCCTGCTGCTGGTCTTTATGGTGCAGTTTGTGTAGGCTTTTTCGCCGCCTTATTTGGTGGGACACCAACCCTGATTTCTGAACCCACTGGGCCGATGACCGTAGTCATGACTGCCATTGTCAGTTCCATGATTGCCAATAACCCAGAAAATGGCTTGGCAATGGCATTTACAGTAGTTATGCTAGCCGGGTTATTTCAAATTGTATTGGGAGTATTCAAGCTGGGTAAATATATTACCCTCATGCCCTACAGCGTAATTTCCGGCTTCATGTCTGGGATTGGAGTCATCCTGGTCTTGTTGCAAATTGCTCCTTTTCTGGGTCAATCCAGTCCTAAAGGTGGCGTATTAGGAACGGTGCAAAATTTACCCCAGCTGTTCGCAAATATTAATCCTGTGGAAACAGCTTTGGGAGCGATGACTTTGGCAATTATTTTCTTAATGCCATCTAAAATCAAGCGCCTTGTTCCACCACAATTAGTGGCATTAGTATTAGTAACAATAGTTTCCCTGGTATTTTTCGGGGATGTTGACATCAGACGGATTGGCGAAATCCCAATGGGACTGCCAACATTGCAAATACCTACCTTCAATGCATCACAAATCACAGTGATGCTCGTTAATGCGGCAATGTTGGGAATGTTGGGTTGTATTGATACCTTGTTAACAGCAGTCATTGCAGATAGTTTGACTCGTACTGAACACAAGTCTGATAAGGAATTAATTGGTCAAGGTATCGGTAACGTCATATCTGGTTTATGTGGTGGACTCCCTGGTGCTGGTGCAACTATGGGAACGGTAGTTAACATCCAGACTGGTGCGAAAACGGCTGTATCTGGTTTGACTCGTGCTTTGATTTTACTGGTTGTAGTTTTGTGGGCTGCTGTTTTAACTCAACCTATCCCAATGGCAGTATTGGCTGGTATTGCTCTTAAGGTGGGGATTGACATTCTAGACTGGAGCTTTTTGAAACGCGCTCATCATGTATCCCTGAAGGGTGCGCTGATTATGTACGGTGTCATGTTCTTAACCGTATTCGTTGACTTGATCGTGGCTGTGGGCGTGGGAGTTTTCATTGCCAATATCTTAACTATCGAACGTCTTTCTCAGTTACAGTCTCAGGATGTAAAGACCATTACCGATGCGGATGATGCCATTGTTTTGAACGATGAAGAGAAGCAATTACTTGATCAAGCTAATGGACGTGTCCTATTATTCTACTTGAGTGGACCAATGATCTTTGGAGTTTCCAAAGCGATCGCTCGTGAACATTCAGCAATGGCAGACTCAGATGTGCTGATTTTAGATATCAGCGATGTCCCCATGTTGGGTGTAACAGCTTCCTTAGCAATTGAAAATGCTATCCAAGATGCTCATGAGCAAGGTCGTCAAATATTAGTTGTTGGTGCAGCTGGCAAAGTGAAACGCCGCTTAGAAAAATTTGGCATTGAGAAATTTGTACCTTCACATCATTTCTTTATGAATCGTTCAGAGGCACTTAAGCAAGCTTTGGCTTTAATTGATCCTTCTGCCCTTAATAAAAATGTTGCTGCTATTAGTGAATATGGCTCCACAGCCAGTGAACCTGATACCTACGGATATCAAAGTTAA
- a CDS encoding cation:proton antiporter, protein MMFSESIINLVWQNPLLATTNEAENAPIVLAGVLLSLIVIYLASKIGGELSKMIDLPPVLGELIGGVVVGASALNLVVFPDSGAAASDSTIMTILQFINDISPEAVTSIFQSQSEIVSVLAELGVIILLFEIGLESDLKELQKVGSQAVVVACVGVAVPFAAGTTGLMLLFHVPVIPAIFAGAALTATSIGITSKVLSEIGQLKSREGQIIVGAAVIDDILGIIVLAVVASLAKTGEVDILNVIYLIVSATVFLIGAILLGKYFNQTFVAIANKLQTRGNLIIPALIFAFFMAFLGNAIHLEAILGAFAAGLVLDETDKRKELDEQVKPIADILVPVFFVTVGAKVDLGVLNPFIPENREGLIIATFLLVIAIIGKIVTGWAVFGPVKINRLAVGTGMIPRGEVGLVFAGIGAASGTLDKPLQAAIIIMVILTTFFAPPLLRFAFKQSPEEKESLEKANLIG, encoded by the coding sequence ATGATGTTCTCCGAATCAATAATTAACCTCGTGTGGCAAAATCCTTTACTTGCAACCACAAACGAAGCCGAAAATGCCCCTATTGTCTTAGCTGGTGTATTACTCAGTTTAATAGTCATTTATCTTGCCAGTAAAATTGGCGGTGAATTGTCCAAAATGATCGACTTACCTCCCGTTTTAGGTGAGTTAATTGGTGGCGTGGTGGTAGGTGCTTCGGCACTAAATTTAGTTGTATTTCCTGATAGTGGTGCAGCAGCTTCAGACTCCACCATTATGACTATCCTGCAATTTATTAACGACATCAGTCCCGAAGCAGTCACATCAATTTTTCAAAGCCAGAGTGAAATCGTTTCCGTTCTCGCTGAACTGGGTGTGATTATTCTGTTATTTGAAATTGGGCTAGAATCAGACTTAAAAGAATTGCAAAAAGTCGGTTCTCAAGCGGTAGTCGTCGCTTGTGTTGGAGTGGCTGTTCCGTTTGCGGCTGGGACTACAGGATTAATGTTGCTCTTTCATGTCCCAGTCATTCCAGCGATTTTTGCTGGTGCAGCACTGACAGCTACTAGTATTGGTATTACCTCCAAAGTCTTGTCAGAAATTGGTCAATTAAAATCTCGTGAAGGTCAAATTATTGTCGGTGCAGCAGTCATTGATGACATTTTAGGCATCATTGTGTTGGCAGTAGTTGCGAGTTTGGCTAAAACTGGTGAAGTTGACATTCTAAACGTAATTTATTTGATTGTCAGTGCTACAGTCTTTCTCATTGGTGCGATTTTATTAGGCAAATATTTCAATCAAACTTTTGTGGCCATTGCCAATAAATTGCAAACGCGAGGAAACTTAATTATCCCGGCTTTAATCTTTGCCTTCTTCATGGCTTTTCTGGGTAATGCCATTCATTTAGAAGCTATCTTGGGTGCATTTGCGGCTGGTTTAGTGTTGGATGAAACCGATAAACGCAAAGAGTTAGATGAACAGGTTAAACCAATTGCTGATATCTTAGTTCCAGTTTTCTTTGTGACAGTGGGCGCGAAAGTTGATTTAGGTGTTCTGAATCCTTTCATTCCAGAAAATCGCGAAGGATTAATTATTGCTACCTTCTTACTGGTGATAGCAATTATCGGCAAAATTGTTACAGGTTGGGCGGTTTTTGGCCCAGTTAAAATTAACCGTTTAGCGGTTGGTACAGGAATGATTCCCCGTGGTGAAGTTGGGCTAGTGTTTGCAGGGATTGGTGCAGCTAGTGGTACTCTGGATAAACCATTACAAGCGGCGATCATTATTATGGTGATTTTAACAACCTTCTTCGCACCGCCTTTATTGCGGTTTGCATTTAAACAATCGCCAGAAGAAAAAGAATCTTTAGAAAAAGCCAATTTAATAGGCTAG
- a CDS encoding NADH-quinone oxidoreductase subunit K → MLEACIFATILCGFFGIILKKNLVMKIISMDVMSTGVIAYYVLIASRNGFFTPIIVNSENRAYADPVPQAVILTAIVIGFSIQAIMLVGVMKLARDNPTLESNEIEKNNTP, encoded by the coding sequence GTGTTAGAAGCGTGTATATTCGCAACAATATTGTGTGGCTTTTTCGGCATTATCCTGAAAAAAAATCTGGTGATGAAGATCATCTCTATGGATGTGATGAGTACGGGTGTGATCGCCTATTATGTGCTGATTGCATCACGAAATGGCTTTTTTACCCCCATTATTGTCAACAGCGAAAATCGCGCTTATGCTGACCCGGTTCCCCAAGCGGTGATATTGACGGCAATTGTGATTGGATTTTCGATTCAGGCCATAATGCTGGTGGGTGTGATGAAGCTAGCACGGGATAATCCAACTTTGGAAAGCAATGAGATTGAGAAAAATAACACGCCATGA
- a CDS encoding cation:proton antiporter — translation MNNITIAWIALPLFLGFVIYLLPKLDRYLALSVAVVSGGYALSLFLNQSQLTLNLLDNFGVTLVVDQLTGYFILTNALVTAAVILYCWHTDKSAFFYTQIIILHGSVNAAFASADFISLYVALEVIGIAAFLLIAYSRTNRSIWVALRYMFVSNTAMLFYLVGAVLVYQANHSFAFAALRGAPKEAIALIFLGLLTKGGIFVSGLWLPLTHSESETPVSALLSGVVVKTGVFPLVRCALMVPEIDPIVRIFGVGTALLGVFYAVFEKDTKRMLAFHTVSQLGFILAAPSVGGFYALTHGLVKSALFLIAGVLPSRNLKELQHQPIHTPLWIALVIASFSISGFPLLSGFGAKVLTTKNLLPWQVIAMNVAALGTAISFAKFIFLPRGGKADVQRGFWAAVVLLLGGLILANVVYYEAYTVTNLIKPLATIGMGWLAYFVIFKRSVIKLPRVLEQFEHLIGVMSLMLLLLFGMVLA, via the coding sequence ATGAATAACATTACTATTGCATGGATCGCATTACCGTTGTTTTTGGGATTCGTTATTTATCTGCTTCCCAAGCTTGACCGATACCTCGCCCTGAGTGTAGCTGTGGTTTCGGGTGGATATGCGTTGTCGCTATTTTTAAATCAGTCCCAGTTAACACTAAATTTACTGGATAATTTCGGTGTCACCTTAGTAGTTGATCAATTAACTGGCTACTTTATATTGACAAATGCGCTGGTCACTGCTGCGGTCATTCTCTACTGTTGGCACACTGATAAGTCGGCTTTCTTTTATACGCAGATTATTATTTTGCATGGCAGCGTCAATGCCGCTTTTGCCTCTGCGGATTTCATTAGTTTATATGTGGCGTTAGAGGTAATTGGGATTGCGGCGTTTCTCTTGATTGCCTATTCCCGAACCAATCGGTCGATTTGGGTGGCCTTGCGCTATATGTTTGTCAGTAATACGGCAATGCTGTTTTATCTGGTGGGGGCGGTGTTGGTCTATCAGGCGAATCATTCCTTTGCTTTTGCAGCTTTGCGTGGCGCACCGAAAGAGGCGATCGCCTTAATCTTTCTAGGACTCTTGACAAAAGGGGGAATATTTGTATCCGGCTTGTGGTTACCATTGACGCACTCCGAATCAGAAACCCCAGTTTCGGCTTTGCTATCAGGAGTTGTGGTTAAAACTGGCGTTTTTCCCCTGGTGCGCTGTGCTTTGATGGTGCCTGAAATTGATCCAATCGTCAGGATTTTTGGAGTTGGGACAGCACTTCTGGGCGTATTCTATGCAGTCTTTGAAAAGGATACCAAGCGGATGCTGGCGTTTCACACGGTTTCGCAATTAGGCTTTATCCTCGCCGCACCTAGCGTCGGTGGTTTTTATGCCCTGACGCATGGTCTGGTAAAATCCGCGCTCTTTTTAATAGCAGGTGTCTTACCGAGTCGAAACCTGAAGGAATTGCAACATCAGCCGATCCATACCCCGCTATGGATTGCCTTGGTCATAGCCAGCTTCTCGATATCCGGCTTTCCCTTGTTATCCGGCTTTGGGGCGAAGGTGTTGACGACGAAGAATCTGCTGCCTTGGCAAGTGATCGCCATGAATGTTGCAGCCCTCGGAACAGCAATATCGTTTGCCAAATTCATATTTCTCCCACGCGGGGGAAAAGCGGATGTACAGCGAGGTTTCTGGGCAGCAGTGGTCTTGTTACTTGGTGGGCTGATTCTGGCCAATGTTGTGTATTACGAGGCGTATACCGTTACAAATCTCATCAAACCCCTCGCAACCATCGGCATGGGATGGTTGGCTTACTTTGTGATTTTTAAACGTTCCGTAATCAAGCTACCCCGTGTCCTTGAGCAATTTGAGCATCTGATCGGGGTGATGAGTTTGATGTTGCTTTTGCTATTCGGGATGGTATTAGCATGA
- a CDS encoding Na+/H+ antiporter subunit E, whose product MIGHLNLILRLTIWFLLTSDVSLPNIIIGVSVALLLPGRQKVPEALRDWLRVLGEVLVAIPQAYIEAFEIIFRPHNHEDVIMERVKPQRTPGLIFLDIFLITFTPKTIVLKYHEKGLYEVHRVRRRKKS is encoded by the coding sequence ATGATTGGGCATCTGAATCTGATATTACGACTAACTATTTGGTTTCTGCTCACCTCTGATGTGAGTCTGCCTAATATCATCATTGGTGTCAGCGTCGCACTCCTATTACCGGGTCGTCAAAAAGTCCCGGAAGCCTTAAGGGATTGGTTACGTGTGCTGGGTGAGGTTTTAGTGGCGATTCCCCAGGCCTATATTGAGGCATTTGAAATCATTTTCCGTCCCCATAACCACGAAGATGTGATCATGGAACGAGTCAAACCTCAACGCACGCCGGGACTGATATTCCTGGATATATTCTTGATTACCTTTACGCCCAAAACCATTGTCTTGAAATACCACGAAAAGGGCTTGTACGAAGTACACCGGGTGAGACGGAGGAAAAAGTCATGA
- a CDS encoding monovalent cation/H(+) antiporter subunit G: MIDLFSYTCLCLGIFFWFWGTFPLLGNRSVLFKLHSLSVADTLGSMSIIIGLLLKIPSEWPLLLLGIISLAIWNTVLGYVLAYCSSPNDRHE, translated from the coding sequence ATGATCGACCTGTTTAGTTATACCTGCTTATGCTTAGGAATCTTCTTCTGGTTTTGGGGAACTTTTCCCCTACTCGGTAATCGTTCGGTATTATTCAAGTTGCATAGTCTTTCAGTTGCAGATACCCTCGGATCGATGAGTATCATTATCGGGCTACTCCTGAAGATACCCAGTGAATGGCCGCTACTCCTTCTGGGCATCATCTCTTTGGCTATCTGGAATACAGTGCTGGGTTATGTTTTGGCATATTGTTCTAGTCCCAATGATCGCCATGAATGA